A genomic stretch from Anaerococcus mediterraneensis includes:
- a CDS encoding NAD(P)H-dependent glycerol-3-phosphate dehydrogenase: MTISILGAGSWSTAIANVLAEKNNVLMYARDKEVIKSINEDHINKKYFPDIIISENIKATDNLEDIFNNTYIINGIPTQHIRSVFEKSKKFLKDDHVIINLSKGLELNTHKRISEIIKDFNENLEYAILSGPSHAEEVILKMPTTIVVASHDEDLSYQLQKLFVRDYFRVYRSTDVVGVELGGAIKNILAFGIGMATGLGYGDNAKAALITRGIHEMAKFAESFGANTETINGLAGIGDLIVTATSKHSRNNKAGQLVGKGYSIDQLENEIHMVVEGIPTTKSVYELSHSRGIELPITNEIYKVLFMGKSCDQSVKDLMLRDLKSEF; the protein is encoded by the coding sequence ATGACAATATCAATTTTAGGAGCAGGATCATGGTCTACTGCCATAGCAAATGTTCTGGCTGAAAAAAATAATGTTTTGATGTATGCGAGAGATAAAGAAGTAATAAAATCAATAAATGAAGACCATATAAATAAAAAGTATTTTCCAGATATTATAATAAGTGAAAATATAAAAGCTACTGATAATTTGGAAGACATTTTCAATAATACTTATATTATAAACGGTATTCCTACTCAGCATATAAGGTCAGTATTTGAAAAATCAAAAAAATTCTTAAAAGATGACCATGTTATAATAAATTTGTCAAAAGGTTTGGAACTTAATACTCACAAAAGAATTTCTGAAATAATTAAAGATTTCAATGAAAATCTAGAATATGCAATACTAAGTGGACCATCTCACGCTGAAGAGGTTATTTTAAAAATGCCTACGACAATTGTTGTTGCCAGTCATGATGAAGATCTAAGCTACCAATTACAAAAACTTTTTGTACGTGATTATTTCAGAGTTTATAGGTCAACTGATGTTGTTGGAGTTGAACTAGGTGGAGCAATTAAAAATATACTTGCTTTTGGTATAGGTATGGCAACTGGTCTAGGTTATGGCGACAATGCAAAAGCTGCTCTAATAACAAGAGGAATCCATGAAATGGCTAAATTTGCAGAAAGCTTTGGTGCCAATACTGAAACCATAAATGGATTAGCAGGTATTGGAGATCTTATAGTAACAGCTACAAGTAAACACTCAAGAAATAATAAAGCTGGTCAACTTGTTGGAAAAGGCTACTCGATTGACCAGCTAGAAAATGAAATCCATATGGTTGTCGAAGGTATTCCAACAACAAAGTCAGTATATGAGCTTAGCCATAGCAGAGGCATTGAGCTGCCAATTACTAATGAAATATACAAAGTGTTATTTATGGGTAAGTCTTGTGATCAATCTGTTAAAGACTTGATGCTGAGAGATTTAAAAAGTGAATTTTAA
- the plsY gene encoding glycerol-3-phosphate 1-O-acyltransferase PlsY — translation MKLIFVAALSYIIGSLPAAYLIGKIFFNKDIRTMGSGNVGTTNAIRNFGKFAGLATFLLDLLKGTFACFLGKKIGSESGMYIAMLFVVLGHMYSFILHFKAGKGVATTFGSLLFVDTKFAIILFIIFLVIFLITRIVSLSSIFMSIITSIMAIYKYGLTTFTFVILILASNIIIKHRDNIKRLIKGEEKRLF, via the coding sequence ATGAAATTAATATTTGTAGCAGCCTTATCTTATATAATTGGATCCTTACCAGCAGCTTATTTGATAGGAAAAATTTTTTTCAATAAAGATATTAGAACTATGGGGTCTGGTAATGTAGGAACTACAAATGCCATTAGAAATTTTGGTAAATTTGCAGGGCTAGCTACATTTCTTTTGGACCTCCTGAAGGGTACATTCGCTTGTTTTCTAGGAAAAAAAATAGGATCAGAAAGTGGCATGTATATAGCTATGTTATTTGTTGTATTAGGTCACATGTATAGTTTTATATTACACTTCAAAGCTGGTAAGGGTGTAGCTACTACTTTTGGTTCACTTTTATTTGTTGATACAAAATTTGCTATAATATTGTTTATAATTTTTTTGGTTATTTTTTTAATCACCAGAATTGTTTCACTCTCATCTATATTTATGAGTATTATAACAAGTATTATGGCAATATATAAATATGGATTAACCACATTTACATTTGTTATACTCATACTAGCTAGTAATATAATAATTAAACATAGGGATAATATAAAAAGGCTAATAAAAGGCGAAGAGAAAAGGTTATTTTAA
- the der gene encoding ribosome biogenesis GTPase Der: MALPIVTLVGRTNVGKSTLFNRIVGKRKSITEDISGVTRDRIVDKAEWQRNEFLLVDTGGIDISSKDMMDLEIKGQVEKAMMETDLILFVVDGKEGLNPYDVDIANEVRKYNKPVIIVVNKVDNMKMPDDVYDFYQFGFDDLQIISAEQSKGLGDLLDSIVSYIDFSQYEGADDETRIAIIGKPNAGKSSLVNLLLNEERMIVTNIAGTTRDAVDSYWQYNDNNYVLIDTAGLRRKAKVTENVEYYANQRTFDAVDSAEICLFLIDATVGVTEQDAKIAGYAHNNKKAIIIAVNKWDLVEKETNTMMEMEKRIREVLSFAPYAPIVFISVKDNKRIDTLLDMIEVVNINYNMRIKTGILNTILQDAMLLNPPPHDKGKRLKIYYMSQVATAPPKFLLSINDRELIHFSYTRYLENQIRQNYPLVGVPFSFIFKARGDKS; this comes from the coding sequence ATGGCACTGCCAATTGTAACCCTAGTAGGAAGAACAAATGTAGGTAAATCTACACTTTTTAACCGTATAGTAGGTAAAAGAAAATCAATAACCGAAGATATCTCTGGAGTTACTCGCGATAGAATTGTTGATAAAGCTGAGTGGCAGAGAAATGAATTTTTGCTTGTTGATACAGGTGGTATAGATATATCTAGTAAGGATATGATGGATCTTGAAATCAAGGGCCAAGTTGAAAAGGCAATGATGGAGACAGATCTAATACTCTTTGTCGTTGATGGAAAAGAAGGTCTAAATCCTTATGATGTAGATATAGCAAATGAAGTTAGAAAATATAATAAACCAGTAATAATTGTAGTAAATAAAGTAGATAATATGAAAATGCCAGATGATGTATATGATTTTTATCAATTTGGTTTTGATGATCTGCAAATAATATCTGCTGAGCAATCAAAAGGCTTGGGTGATTTATTAGATTCTATAGTGTCCTATATCGATTTTTCTCAATATGAAGGTGCTGATGATGAAACAAGAATTGCCATAATAGGTAAACCTAATGCCGGGAAATCATCCTTAGTAAATTTGCTTTTAAATGAAGAGAGAATGATTGTAACAAACATTGCCGGAACTACAAGAGACGCTGTAGATAGCTATTGGCAATACAATGATAATAACTATGTATTAATAGATACAGCTGGTCTTCGTAGAAAAGCCAAAGTTACTGAAAATGTAGAATATTATGCCAACCAAAGGACTTTTGATGCAGTAGATAGTGCTGAAATTTGTTTGTTTTTAATAGATGCAACAGTAGGAGTCACAGAGCAAGACGCAAAAATTGCAGGCTATGCCCACAATAATAAAAAGGCAATTATTATTGCAGTAAATAAATGGGACCTTGTTGAAAAAGAAACTAATACAATGATGGAGATGGAAAAAAGAATAAGAGAAGTATTATCCTTTGCTCCATATGCCCCTATAGTATTTATTTCGGTTAAAGATAACAAAAGAATAGATACTTTGTTGGACATGATTGAGGTTGTAAATATAAACTACAATATGAGAATAAAAACAGGCATCCTAAATACAATATTGCAAGATGCCATGCTTTTAAATCCACCTCCACATGATAAGGGCAAAAGACTTAAAATTTATTATATGAGCCAAGTAGCAACTGCCCCTCCTAAGTTCTTACTATCTATAAACGATAGAGAATTAATACATTTTTCATATACGAGATATTTAGAAAATCAAATAAGACAAAATTATCCATTAGTAGGAGTTCCTTTCAGCTTTATTTTCAAAGCCCGTGGAGATAAATCATGA
- the glyA gene encoding serine hydroxymethyltransferase encodes MNYEHIKEFDSEVYEALKKEEARQERNIELIASENYVSKAILEANGSILTNKYAEGLPGKRYYGGCEYIDIIEQIAIDRAKELFGCDHVNVQPHSGSDANAAAYLAVLKPGDRVLAMNLTEGGHLSHGSRVNVSGKTYDFHHYGVDPDSGRIDYDNVLAIAKEVKPKLILAGASAYPRIIDFKKFKEIADEVGAILMADIAHIAGLVVACEHPSPVGYADIITTTTHKTLRGPRSGLIMSSEKYAKNIDKAVFPGLQGGPLEHIIAAKAIGFKQNLDPSWKDYAIQIKKNAKAMEKSLLDRGYELVSGGTDNHLLLIDLTKEGITGKDAQHLLDEVNITTNKNTIPNEKLSPMVASGLRIGTAAVTSRGMKEEEMEIIIDLISKTLRKEDSIDNIRNEVNALTARFPVYGE; translated from the coding sequence ATGAATTACGAACATATAAAAGAATTTGATTCAGAAGTTTACGAAGCATTAAAAAAAGAAGAAGCAAGACAAGAAAGAAATATAGAATTAATCGCATCAGAAAATTATGTATCAAAAGCAATACTTGAGGCAAATGGTAGCATCCTAACTAATAAATATGCTGAAGGTTTACCAGGTAAAAGATATTATGGTGGCTGTGAATATATAGATATTATTGAACAAATAGCTATAGATAGGGCCAAAGAGCTTTTTGGATGCGACCATGTAAATGTTCAACCACATTCTGGATCAGATGCAAATGCTGCAGCTTACTTAGCGGTGTTAAAACCTGGAGATAGAGTCCTTGCAATGAACCTAACAGAGGGTGGCCACCTTTCACATGGGTCTAGAGTGAATGTTTCTGGAAAAACATATGATTTTCATCACTATGGAGTAGATCCAGATAGTGGTAGGATAGATTATGATAATGTTTTAGCTATAGCTAAAGAAGTAAAACCTAAATTAATACTAGCTGGAGCATCTGCTTATCCAAGGATAATAGATTTTAAGAAATTTAAAGAAATTGCAGATGAAGTTGGCGCTATACTTATGGCAGATATTGCTCATATTGCTGGTCTTGTTGTAGCATGCGAGCATCCAAGTCCAGTTGGTTATGCTGATATAATAACAACTACAACCCATAAAACCCTAAGAGGGCCAAGGTCTGGACTAATTATGTCTAGTGAAAAATATGCAAAAAATATAGACAAAGCAGTATTTCCGGGTTTACAAGGTGGTCCTTTAGAGCATATTATAGCAGCTAAAGCAATAGGATTTAAACAAAATCTTGATCCTTCCTGGAAAGATTATGCTATACAAATAAAGAAAAACGCAAAAGCTATGGAAAAATCCTTGCTAGATAGGGGATATGAACTTGTATCAGGTGGTACAGATAACCATTTACTTCTAATAGATCTAACAAAAGAAGGAATTACCGGAAAAGATGCTCAGCATTTATTAGATGAAGTAAATATTACAACAAACAAAAACACTATACCTAATGAAAAACTGTCTCCAATGGTCGCTTCAGGTTTAAGAATTGGAACAGCTGCTGTAACAAGCCGTGGTATGAAGGAAGAAGAAATGGAAATCATTATTGACTTAATTTCTAAGACACTTAGAAAAGAAGACTCTATTGATAATATTAGAAATGAAGTTAATGCTTTAACTGCAAGATTTCCTGTATATGGAGAATAA
- a CDS encoding SoxR reducing system RseC family protein, giving the protein MSMTKEGIILENNNGKLKIQVDRTGACGSCASASSCVEKKSTIIEIFSADNFNEGDKVILESDADKINKLSALVYIFPAIMLLIGIVIPQYFMKNSGFDINLITLFLVIILLTISVLIIRNFDKKFNSEKLMKVRKA; this is encoded by the coding sequence ATGTCAATGACAAAAGAAGGAATAATTCTTGAAAATAATAATGGAAAACTAAAGATACAGGTAGATAGAACCGGTGCTTGTGGTTCATGCGCATCTGCAAGTTCATGTGTTGAAAAAAAATCTACTATAATCGAAATTTTTTCTGCAGACAATTTTAATGAAGGTGACAAAGTTATCTTAGAGAGTGATGCTGATAAAATTAACAAATTATCAGCCTTAGTCTATATATTTCCAGCAATAATGTTACTTATAGGTATTGTAATTCCTCAATATTTTATGAAGAACTCTGGTTTTGATATAAATTTAATAACATTATTTTTGGTTATAATCTTGCTGACTATATCAGTTTTGATCATTAGAAATTTTGACAAAAAGTTTAATAGTGAAAAGCTTATGAAAGTGAGGAAAGCATGA
- the aspS gene encoding aspartate--tRNA ligase has translation MEFKRTNMCGDLSIKDLGKEVVLMGWVAKKRNLGSLVFIDLRDKTGISQVVIRQDDENNYKTAREISAEYVLEVKGKVFERESKNLDIPTGEIEIIAEKINILDKAKTPPIYIKDDDDVSENLRLKYRYLDMRKPSVQKNLKLRSDIVRTMREYMYDNDFTEVETPFLTKPTPEGARDYLVPSRINQGKFYALPQSPQLLKQILMIGSLDRYFQVVKCFRDEDLRANRQPEFTQLDLEMSFSDQDDVIAMNEGLLKTLFDKYTDYDLKLPIDRMDYSEAMNSYGSDKPDLRYGCKIKDVSEVFANSEFKVFADNTSEGRSVRAINFTGLEDKYSRKQLDKLTDFVKDFGLKGLSYIKFNDQMQSSIKKFLTDDIVEKIKEITGAKDGDLVFLAADKDKTVLEAMGALRVKVAKDNDLYEKEYSLTWVVNFPMFEYNEEEDRYVAQHHPFTMMNEEDIDLLETHPEKVRTQAYDIVINGDEMGGGSVRINNSDLQERVFKALKLSKEDIENKFGFFIEALQYGTPPHAGLAYGLDRLLMLFAKTDNIKDIIAFPKTQSATCPLTDAPSVVDEKALEELDIKLR, from the coding sequence ATGGAATTTAAAAGAACAAATATGTGTGGAGACCTAAGTATAAAAGACTTAGGTAAAGAAGTAGTTTTGATGGGATGGGTTGCTAAAAAACGCAACCTAGGTTCTCTAGTTTTTATAGACCTAAGAGATAAAACTGGTATAAGCCAAGTAGTTATTAGACAAGATGATGAAAATAATTACAAAACAGCCAGAGAAATTTCTGCAGAATATGTACTAGAAGTCAAGGGAAAGGTCTTTGAAAGAGAAAGTAAAAATCTTGATATTCCTACAGGAGAGATTGAGATTATTGCAGAAAAAATCAATATCCTGGATAAGGCTAAGACTCCACCAATTTATATAAAAGACGATGACGATGTCAGCGAAAATCTAAGACTTAAATATAGGTACTTGGATATGAGAAAACCTTCAGTACAAAAAAACCTAAAGCTAAGGTCTGATATTGTAAGGACCATGAGGGAGTATATGTATGACAATGATTTTACTGAAGTAGAAACTCCATTTCTAACAAAACCAACACCAGAAGGAGCTAGAGATTATCTAGTACCATCGAGGATAAACCAAGGTAAATTCTATGCTCTTCCTCAATCTCCACAACTGCTAAAACAAATTTTGATGATCGGTTCATTAGATAGGTATTTCCAGGTTGTAAAATGCTTCAGAGATGAAGATTTGAGAGCTAACAGGCAGCCAGAATTTACCCAGCTTGACCTGGAAATGAGTTTTTCTGACCAAGACGATGTCATAGCTATGAATGAAGGACTTCTAAAAACTCTATTTGATAAATACACTGACTATGACCTAAAACTTCCTATAGACAGAATGGACTACAGTGAGGCTATGAATTCATATGGATCAGACAAACCAGATTTAAGATATGGTTGTAAGATTAAAGATGTTTCAGAAGTTTTTGCTAATAGCGAGTTTAAAGTATTTGCAGATAATACCAGCGAAGGTAGGTCTGTAAGAGCTATAAACTTTACAGGTCTTGAAGATAAATACTCTAGAAAGCAATTAGATAAGTTAACCGATTTTGTAAAAGATTTTGGATTAAAGGGATTATCTTATATTAAATTCAATGACCAAATGCAATCATCAATCAAAAAATTCTTGACTGATGATATTGTGGAAAAAATCAAAGAAATAACTGGAGCTAAAGATGGTGACTTGGTATTTTTAGCAGCAGATAAAGATAAAACTGTTCTAGAGGCTATGGGAGCTCTTAGGGTTAAGGTAGCAAAAGATAATGATCTCTACGAAAAAGAATATTCCCTCACATGGGTAGTAAACTTCCCAATGTTTGAATACAATGAGGAAGAAGATCGTTACGTAGCTCAGCACCATCCTTTCACAATGATGAATGAAGAAGACATAGACTTGCTAGAAACTCATCCAGAAAAAGTTCGAACACAAGCCTATGATATTGTAATAAATGGTGATGAAATGGGTGGTGGATCAGTTAGGATAAATAACTCAGACCTCCAAGAAAGAGTTTTTAAAGCCCTAAAGCTTAGCAAAGAAGATATAGAAAATAAATTTGGTTTCTTTATAGAGGCCCTACAATATGGTACACCTCCTCACGCTGGACTTGCTTATGGTCTTGATAGACTATTGATGCTATTTGCAAAAACTGACAATATCAAGGATATAATTGCCTTTCCAAAAACACAATCTGCAACATGTCCATTAACTGATGCTCCATCTGTGGTTGATGAAAAGGCTCTAGAAGAATTAGATATAAAATTGAGGTGA
- a CDS encoding MBL fold metallo-hydrolase: MNVKKFVLGQVMTNMYVVSDDKGQGFLVDCAAISPAVDKYIEDNNIDIKFILQTHTHFDHVEGLKYYRDKFGVDVYASEDARYLANDPNYNLGYHINNLEVPIDIYLKDGQVFSNFNITAIKTPGHTIDSMSFALKDEDVVFTGDTLFRLSIGRTDFPGGSIQDIIYSIKNKLGKLDKNTIVYPGHNENSEIGFELANNPFLI; encoded by the coding sequence GTGAATGTAAAAAAATTTGTTCTTGGTCAAGTTATGACGAATATGTATGTTGTTAGTGACGATAAAGGCCAAGGATTTTTAGTAGATTGTGCGGCTATTAGCCCTGCAGTTGATAAATATATTGAAGATAATAATATAGATATAAAATTTATATTACAAACACATACTCATTTTGACCATGTCGAGGGTCTTAAATACTATAGGGATAAATTTGGAGTAGATGTTTATGCTTCTGAAGATGCGAGGTATTTAGCAAATGATCCTAATTATAACCTAGGATACCATATAAATAATCTTGAGGTTCCGATAGATATATATCTAAAAGATGGTCAAGTTTTTTCGAACTTTAATATCACTGCTATAAAAACTCCTGGTCATACAATTGATTCTATGAGCTTTGCTTTGAAAGATGAAGATGTTGTCTTTACAGGAGATACACTTTTTAGACTATCAATAGGAAGGACCGATTTTCCTGGAGGGTCTATTCAAGATATTATATATTCAATAAAGAATAAATTGGGTAAGTTGGATAAAAACACAATAGTCTATCCAGGACATAATGAAAATAGCGAAATAGGATTTGAGCTAGCAAATAATCCATTTTTAATATAA
- the dtd gene encoding D-aminoacyl-tRNA deacylase, protein MRAIIQRVSKANVSVNNEIISEINKGYLVLLAVKETDTDEDLEYIQRKISNLRVFEDENDKLNLSIRDVDGEILLVSQFTLYGDVRKGNRPSFVMSAGLEKANNYYEKLIDNLRNDGFTVKSGKFQAHMEVSLVNDGPVTIIIDSERIL, encoded by the coding sequence ATGAGAGCTATTATTCAAAGAGTAAGTAAGGCAAATGTGAGTGTAAATAATGAAATTATTTCGGAAATAAATAAAGGTTATTTAGTTTTACTTGCAGTTAAAGAAACTGATACTGATGAGGATTTAGAATATATCCAGAGAAAAATATCTAATCTAAGGGTTTTTGAAGATGAAAATGATAAATTAAACCTATCTATAAGAGATGTCGATGGAGAAATTTTGTTAGTTAGCCAGTTCACCTTGTATGGTGACGTTAGAAAAGGCAATAGACCATCTTTTGTAATGTCTGCTGGATTAGAAAAAGCAAATAATTATTATGAAAAACTTATAGATAATTTAAGAAATGATGGTTTTACTGTTAAATCGGGCAAATTCCAAGCCCATATGGAAGTTAGCCTTGTAAATGACGGTCCAGTTACAATAATTATAGATAGTGAAAGGATACTGTAG
- a CDS encoding bifunctional (p)ppGpp synthetase/guanosine-3',5'-bis(diphosphate) 3'-pyrophosphohydrolase has protein sequence MATDFKKEFEKFKETILANNPNADINLIKKAYDFGALHHDGQKRNSGEDYFIHPIAVACNLSNMKLDDETICAGLMHDVLEDTDVSRDQMQTEFGEEITFLVDGVTKLKNLNYNSREEKQAENIRKMVMAMASDVRVVLIKLADRLHNMRTLEYMTREKQIQIANETIEIYVPLAHRLGIYSLKWELEDLCFRYQEPKRYYELAEMVSVKRREREAYINEIIETLTDALKNTNINFEISGRPKSLYSINKKMQRNKIAFEEIYDLTAIRVLVDTIAECYAVLGKVHSIWRPIPNRIKDYIGQPKPNGYRSLHTTVFGDDSRPFEVQIRTRQMHKECEFGVAAHWRYKENNNTKSDFDDAMSFLRQIVEWQQDGGKDVNTLEFMDTLKTDFFSREIYVYSPDGEVYSLPMESCTIDFAYKIHTEVGNSCVGAMVNGRMVPLTHQLKTGDLVEIITSKNSQGPSRDWLNIVKSNQAKSKIKQFFKRFDKEENITIGKNSVVRELKKYRQNYRSLLKEEWLIDIANDLGFPSEDEMFASVGYGKTTPEQVSQKLIRKDKKAQEENKISKNLEITNRQINTQATNEIRVSDLDEDVEVKFAKCCTPVPGDPIIGFITKGNGISVHVKTCPNIINSKSPERLIDVYWQNLTTDKFPVKIQIMTINSPSILFEISKVLSTFDVNILSINARTDSKEGIMDLIIEVSSTKQLNDVIRKLKTIKTIEDVYRVKN, from the coding sequence ATGGCAACTGATTTTAAAAAAGAATTTGAAAAATTTAAAGAAACTATTTTAGCTAATAATCCAAATGCAGATATAAATCTTATAAAAAAAGCTTATGACTTTGGAGCCCTACATCATGATGGGCAAAAAAGAAATTCTGGAGAGGATTATTTTATTCATCCTATAGCTGTTGCTTGTAACTTATCTAATATGAAATTAGATGATGAAACAATCTGTGCAGGACTAATGCATGATGTTTTAGAAGACACCGATGTCAGTCGTGATCAAATGCAGACTGAGTTTGGTGAGGAGATAACTTTTTTAGTAGATGGAGTTACCAAGCTAAAAAATCTTAATTATAATTCTAGGGAAGAAAAACAAGCTGAAAATATTAGAAAAATGGTTATGGCTATGGCTAGTGACGTCAGAGTAGTCCTAATAAAACTTGCTGATAGACTTCACAATATGAGAACTCTAGAGTATATGACTAGAGAAAAACAAATTCAAATAGCCAATGAAACCATTGAAATATATGTACCTTTAGCTCATAGACTCGGTATTTATTCACTAAAATGGGAATTAGAAGACCTTTGCTTTAGGTATCAAGAACCAAAACGATATTATGAGCTTGCAGAAATGGTAAGTGTAAAAAGGCGTGAACGTGAAGCTTACATCAATGAAATAATTGAAACCTTAACTGACGCCCTAAAAAACACAAATATCAATTTTGAAATTTCTGGTAGGCCAAAGTCTCTGTATTCAATAAATAAAAAAATGCAAAGAAATAAAATAGCATTTGAAGAAATCTATGACTTAACAGCAATAAGGGTTCTTGTAGATACAATAGCAGAATGCTATGCAGTTCTAGGAAAGGTTCATTCTATCTGGAGACCTATACCAAATAGGATTAAAGATTATATAGGTCAACCCAAGCCAAATGGTTATAGGTCTTTGCATACGACAGTTTTTGGTGATGACTCAAGACCCTTTGAAGTACAAATAAGAACTCGTCAAATGCACAAAGAGTGTGAATTTGGTGTTGCTGCCCATTGGAGATATAAAGAAAATAATAATACAAAGTCAGACTTTGATGATGCCATGAGTTTTTTAAGACAGATAGTTGAGTGGCAACAAGATGGGGGAAAAGATGTAAACACCTTAGAGTTTATGGATACATTAAAGACAGATTTTTTCTCTAGAGAAATATATGTCTACTCTCCTGACGGTGAAGTCTATTCCCTACCAATGGAATCCTGTACAATCGATTTTGCTTATAAGATCCATACAGAAGTAGGAAACTCTTGTGTAGGAGCTATGGTTAATGGTAGGATGGTTCCCCTAACCCATCAGTTAAAAACTGGAGACTTGGTTGAAATCATTACAAGTAAAAACTCACAGGGTCCTAGTAGAGATTGGCTAAATATTGTTAAATCAAACCAAGCAAAATCTAAAATCAAACAATTTTTTAAAAGATTTGATAAAGAAGAAAATATCACCATTGGTAAAAACTCTGTTGTTAGAGAACTAAAAAAATACAGGCAAAACTACAGGTCCCTACTAAAAGAAGAATGGCTTATAGACATTGCAAATGATCTAGGTTTCCCAAGCGAAGATGAGATGTTTGCTTCTGTTGGCTATGGAAAAACCACACCAGAACAAGTTAGTCAAAAACTAATTAGAAAAGATAAAAAAGCCCAAGAAGAAAATAAAATAAGCAAAAATCTAGAGATAACAAACAGGCAAATCAATACACAAGCTACTAATGAAATAAGAGTATCCGATTTGGATGAAGATGTAGAAGTTAAATTTGCAAAATGTTGTACACCTGTACCAGGAGATCCAATTATAGGATTTATTACAAAAGGAAACGGTATATCAGTTCATGTCAAAACTTGTCCAAATATTATAAATTCTAAATCTCCAGAAAGACTTATTGATGTTTATTGGCAAAACCTTACTACAGACAAATTCCCTGTCAAAATACAAATTATGACCATCAATAGTCCATCAATACTTTTTGAAATATCAAAAGTATTATCAACTTTTGATGTAAATATCCTAAGCATTAATGCAAGAACTGATAGTAAAGAAGGGATTATGGACCTTATAATTGAGGTATCGAGTACCAAGCAGTTAAACGATGTTATTAGGAAATTAAAAACTATAAAAACAATAGAAGATGTATATAGGGTGAAAAACTAA